The following proteins come from a genomic window of Salvia hispanica cultivar TCC Black 2014 chromosome 4, UniMelb_Shisp_WGS_1.0, whole genome shotgun sequence:
- the LOC125222620 gene encoding LOW QUALITY PROTEIN: probable fructokinase-4 (The sequence of the model RefSeq protein was modified relative to this genomic sequence to represent the inferred CDS: inserted 2 bases in 1 codon) gives MATSSSNGGLIVSFGEMLIDFVPTVSGVSLAEAPGFLKAPGGAPANVAIAVTRLGGNAAFIGKLGDDEFGHMLVGILKKNGVSTAGVNLNKGARTALAFVTLLADGEREFMFYRNPSADMLLTPDELNLDLIKSAKVFHYGSISLIVEPCRSAHLKAMEVAREAGALLSYDPNLRLPXAEEARTQIMSIWDKADVIKVSDEELSFLVQTDVIDDAAAMSLYHDKLKLLLVTLGAKGCRYYTKNFRGTIDGFRVDTVDTTGAGDSYVGALLCKIVDDQSIIEDEEKLKKVLAYANACGAITTTKKGAIPALPTPSQVRDLMN, from the exons ATGGCGACTTCATCAAGCAATGGTGGTTTGATTGTGAGCTTCGGCGAGATGCTGATTGACTTTGTTCCAACGGTCTCCGGCGTGTCTCTGGCAGAGGCGCCTGGATTCCTCAAGGCTCCAGGCGGTGCTCCGGCGAACGTCGCCATAGCGGTGACGAGGCTCGGTGGAAACGCCGCTTTCATTGGCAAGCTCGGTGACGACGAGTTTGGCCACATGCTCGTCGGAATCCTCAAGAAGAACGGCGTTTCCACCGCCGGGGTCAACCTCAACAAAGGTGCCAGGACGGCTCTGGCGTTTGTGACGCTACTCGCCGACGGCGAGCGTGAGTTCATGTTCTATCGGAACCCTAGCGCCGATATGCTGCTCACGCCCGATGAACTCAATCTCGACCTCATCAAATCG GCCAAAGTGTTCCACTATGGATCAATAAGCTTGATCGTGGAGCCGTGTAGATCGGCACATCTAAAGGCAATGGAAGTGGCAAGGGAGGCCGGAGCTCTTCTCTCGTATGATCCGAATCTCCGGCTGCC AGCGGAGGAGGCAAGGACCCAGATCATGAGCATCTGGGACAAGGCCGATGTGATCAAGGTGAGCGACGAGGAGCTCAGTTTCCTCGTTCAAACCGACGTCATTGATGATGCCGCTGCAATGTCTCTGTACCACGACAAGCTCAAGCTCCTTTTGGTCACCCTCGGAGCCAAGGGATGTAGATACTATACCAAG AATTTTCGTGGAACAATAGATGGTTTTCGGGTTGATACCGTTGACACGACCGGCGCTGGTGATTCTTACGTGGGAGCTCTCCTGTGTAAGATTGTTGACGACCAGTCTATTATTGAG gaTGAAGAGAAGTTGAAGAAGGTGTTGGCTTATGCAAATGCGTGTGGAGCAATTACCACTACTAAGAAGGGAGCTATCCCAGCTCTTCCTACTCCATCTCAAGTTCGTGATCTCATGAACtag
- the LOC125222619 gene encoding fructokinase-2-like translates to MTNSGLIVSFGEMLIDMVPTVTGVSLAEAPAFVKAPGGAPANVAIAAARLGGNTAFVGKLGDDEFGLMLAGILKENGVSTEGVCFDKVARTALAFVTLRADGEREFMFYRNPSADMLLTPPQLNLPLIKSAKIFHFGSISLIGEPCRSAHLKAMAEAKAAGALLSYDPNLRLPLWPSAEEAREGMLSVWDKADVIKMSDDELCFLTHNSSLDDESALSLWRPNLKLLLLTLGKKGCRYYTKNFKGAVEGYSLKRVDTTGAGDAFMGALLRKIVDDLSIIEDEERLREVVRYASACGAITTTKKGAIPALPTHSQVLTLLNQDHNKKNLFGFSNCFPFANKDN, encoded by the exons ATGACTAACAGCGGCCTTATCGTGAGCTTCGGCGAGATGTTGATCGACATGGTGCCCACAGTGACTGGAGTGTCTCTCGCGGAGGCGCCGGCGTTCGTGAAGGCACCGGGAGGCGCGCCGGCTAACGTGGCCATAGCCGCGGCGAGGCTGGGCGGGAACACGGCCTTCGTGGGGAAGCTAGGCGACGACGAGTTCGGGCTGATGCTCGCCGGAATACTGAAAGAGAACGGCGTCTCCACCGAAGGCGTCTGCTTCGACAAGGTCGCGAGGACCGCGCTGGCCTTCGTGACCCTACGCGCCGATGGGGAGCGTGAGTTCATGTTCTATAGAAATCCTAGCGCCGACATGCTTCTAACTCCACCCCAACTAAATCTCCCACTTATTAAATCT GCGAAGATATTCCATTTTGGATCCATAAGCCTGATTGGGGAGCCATGTAGATCGGCACATCTGAAAGCGATGGCGGAGGCGAAGGCCGCTGGAGCGCTGCTTTCGTACGACCCGAACCTGCGGCTGCCGCTGTGGCCGTCGGCGGAGGAGGCTCGGGAAGGGATGCTGAGTGTGTGGGACAAGGCTGATGTGATAAAGATGAGTGATGATGAGCTGTGCTTCCTCACACACAACTCCAGCCTCGATGATGAATCTGCATTGTCGCTTTGGCGCCCCAACTTGAAGCTTCTTCTTCTCACTCTTGGGAAAAAGGGATGTCGATACTACACCAAG AATTTCAAGGGAGCAGTGGAAGGTTATAGTCTAAAGAGGGTGGACACAACTGGAGCGGGCGATGCATTTATGGGAGCCCTCCTACGTAAGATCGTGGATGATCTTTCCATCATCGAG GATGAGGAGAGGCTGAGAGAGGTGGTTCGGTATGCAAGTGCATGCGGAGCGATCACGACAACCAAGAAGGGAGCCATCCCTGCTCTTCCTACTCACTCTCAAGTCCTCACTCTTCTCAACCAAGATCATAACAAGAAAAACCTTTTCGGCTTTTCAAACTGTTTTCCCTTCGCCAACAAAGACAACTAA
- the LOC125222621 gene encoding RHOMBOID-like protein 13, protein MGKPLIYEICEKPATSCMIAICSLIWFYIQKKGIGYSHVGLNYDTALEGHHWRIITSAFSHISILHLVFNMSALWSLGVIEQLGHLGLGVEYYLHYTMLLVVLSGLLVLGIYHILINKFKIDYFRRVTAVGYSCVVFGWMTILSTKQPSSKLELFGFLSLPISFAPFESLIFTSIIVPQASFIGHLSGIIVGYAIAWGVIHGMTNYWAVSMLGWIVLVFVFSLKKSGKYNFSFLKIESVEDSSLPSVRFLSSGNGRTLQMSASDGVLNLV, encoded by the coding sequence ATGGGGAAACCCTTAATCTATGAGATTTGCGAAAAACCAGCAACGAGTTGTATGATTGCGATATGCAGTTTGATTTGGTTCTATATTCAGAAAAAGGGGATTGGGTATTCACATGTGGGGTTGAACTACGACACTGCATTGGAGGGCCATCATTGGCGGATAATCACATCTGCATTCTCTCATATTAGCATCCTTCATCTTGTTTTCAATATGAGTGCACTCTGGAGTTTGGGGGTTATAGAGCAGTTAGGGCATTTAGGGCTTGGTGTCGAATACTATCTTCATTACACGATGTTGCTGGTTGTGCTCTCGGGGCTGCTAGTTCTCGGTATATACCACATTTTGATCAATAAGTTCAAGATTGATTACTTCCGGAGAGTGACTGCTGTTGGATACTCCTGTGTTGTTTTTGGGTGGATGACTATACTGTCGACAAAGCAGCCCTCTTCGAAGCTGGAGCTTTTCGGGTTCCTCTCCCTTCCTATCAGTTTTGCACCTTTTGAGTCCCTCATCTTCACGTCTATAATTGTGCCACAAGCAAGTTTTATTGGTCATTTATCTGGGATCATTGTTGGGTACGCCATTGCCTGGGGCGTGATACATGGGATGACCAACTACTGGGCTGTATCGATGTTGGGATGGATTGTTCTTGTTTTCGTTTTTAGTTTGAAAAAGTCCGGTAAGTACAATTTCAGCTTTCTCAAGATTGAATCCGTGGAAGATTCTTCCTTACCATCTGTGCGGTTTCTCTCTTCTGGAAATGGTAGAACCCTGCAGATGAGTGCCTCTGATGGTGTTTTGAATCTTGTGTAG